One genomic segment of Actinoplanes ianthinogenes includes these proteins:
- a CDS encoding alpha/beta hydrolase family protein: MRNNETVRIPVATGGAIVATVFEPSVADAVLVLHPATATPQGFYAAFADYLAEHGIATVTYDYRGTGRSGHPRDHRDLGMRDWIGADAPAVAQWARQRFPGLPRLALGHSLGGHVIALGAAGTDLAASVIVASHVAAIRTIPSRAERFRVRLLLHLLGPLAGRFYGYVPARRLGLGENLPLAAMAEWGGWARMDNYFFDDPSMRARERTATLTGPVLAVGTSDDPWSTPRQMDALTTHLTGAEVERRTYTPAAAGVPVIGHHGLMRRSMREAVWPELLAWLHTHAAKATR, encoded by the coding sequence ATGCGAAATAACGAGACGGTGCGCATCCCGGTCGCGACGGGTGGCGCCATCGTGGCCACGGTGTTCGAGCCGTCCGTCGCCGACGCCGTCCTCGTCCTGCACCCCGCGACCGCCACCCCGCAGGGCTTCTACGCCGCGTTCGCGGATTACCTGGCGGAGCACGGGATCGCCACGGTCACCTACGACTACCGGGGCACCGGCCGCTCCGGCCACCCGCGCGACCACCGCGACCTGGGGATGCGCGACTGGATCGGTGCGGACGCGCCGGCCGTCGCGCAGTGGGCGCGGCAGCGGTTCCCCGGGCTGCCCCGGCTCGCCCTCGGGCACAGCCTGGGCGGGCACGTCATCGCGCTCGGCGCGGCCGGCACCGACCTGGCCGCCTCGGTCATCGTCGCGTCGCACGTCGCCGCGATCCGCACCATCCCCAGCCGCGCGGAGCGCTTCCGGGTGCGGCTGCTGCTGCACCTGCTGGGCCCGCTCGCCGGCCGGTTCTACGGCTACGTCCCGGCCCGCCGCCTGGGCCTCGGGGAAAATCTGCCGCTGGCCGCGATGGCCGAGTGGGGCGGCTGGGCCCGGATGGACAACTACTTCTTCGACGACCCGTCGATGCGCGCCCGGGAGCGGACCGCGACCCTGACCGGCCCGGTCCTCGCCGTCGGCACCTCGGACGACCCGTGGTCCACGCCGCGCCAGATGGACGCGCTCACCACCCACCTGACCGGCGCCGAGGTGGAGCGGCGGACCTACACGCCGGCCGCCGCCGGGGTGCCGGTGATCGGGCATCACGGGCTGATGCGCCGCTCGATGCGCGAGGCCGTCTGGCCGGAACTGCTGGCCTGGTTGCACACCCACGCGGCGAAGGCGACAAGATGA
- a CDS encoding calcium:proton antiporter, which yields MTPKIRSYLSHWTVYLPVLAVATLVLTWGRDLPPPAVALLAALLAGAVLAAVHHAEVVAHRVGEPFGSLVLAVAVTIIEVALIVTLMISGGEKSQSLARDTVFAAVMITCNGILGLSLLVGALRRRIAVFNPEGTGAAFATVAMIATLSLVLPSFTTSRPGPQFSPAQLGFAAIASLGLYLLFVTVQTRRHRDYFLPITTEGRVVDEEEHLDPPTNRATLLSLGLLMLALAGVVGLAKGVSPAVESGVAGAGLPQSVVGVVIALLVLLPETIAAVRAATRDRMQTSLNLALGSAMASIGLTIPAIAVSMFWLDGPLLLGLGGTQTVLLALTVVIGTLTVVPGRANVLQGGLHLSLLAAFLFLAASP from the coding sequence ATGACGCCCAAGATTCGGTCCTATCTGTCGCACTGGACGGTCTACCTTCCGGTGCTCGCCGTTGCCACCCTCGTCCTGACCTGGGGCCGCGACCTGCCCCCACCCGCCGTCGCCCTGCTGGCCGCCCTGCTCGCCGGCGCCGTCCTGGCCGCCGTGCACCACGCCGAGGTGGTCGCGCACCGGGTGGGTGAGCCGTTCGGTTCCCTGGTGCTCGCGGTGGCCGTGACCATCATCGAGGTCGCCCTGATCGTCACGCTGATGATCAGTGGTGGCGAGAAGTCCCAGTCGCTGGCCCGGGACACCGTCTTCGCCGCCGTGATGATCACCTGCAACGGGATTCTGGGCCTGTCCCTGCTGGTCGGCGCGCTGCGGCGACGGATCGCGGTCTTCAACCCGGAGGGGACCGGGGCCGCGTTCGCCACGGTCGCGATGATCGCCACGCTCAGTCTGGTGCTGCCGAGCTTCACCACCAGCCGACCGGGCCCGCAGTTCTCCCCGGCACAGTTGGGCTTCGCGGCCATCGCGTCGCTCGGGCTCTACCTGCTCTTCGTGACCGTGCAGACGCGCCGGCACCGGGACTATTTTCTGCCGATCACCACCGAGGGCCGGGTCGTCGACGAGGAGGAGCACCTCGATCCGCCGACGAACCGGGCGACCCTGCTCAGTCTCGGCCTGCTAATGCTCGCCCTGGCCGGCGTGGTCGGCCTGGCCAAGGGCGTGTCCCCGGCGGTCGAGTCGGGCGTGGCGGGCGCGGGCCTGCCGCAGTCCGTCGTCGGCGTGGTGATCGCGCTGCTGGTGCTGCTCCCGGAGACGATCGCGGCGGTCCGCGCGGCGACCCGGGACCGCATGCAGACCAGCCTGAACCTGGCGCTCGGCTCGGCGATGGCGAGCATCGGCCTGACCATCCCGGCGATCGCGGTGTCGATGTTCTGGCTGGACGGCCCGCTGCTGCTCGGCCTGGGCGGCACCCAGACGGTGCTGCTGGCCCTGACCGTGGTGATCGGCACGCTCACCGTCGTCCCCGGCCGCGCGAACGTCCTCCAGGGCGGCCTCCACCTGAGCCTGCTGGCGGCGTTCCTCTTCCTGGCCGCGAGCCCCTGA
- a CDS encoding SelT/SelW/SelH family protein encodes MSERTPRIEIEYCTQCRWLLRAAWLAQELLTTFPRDLGEVALVPGIGGVFEVRLDDEVLWTRKPDGFPDLPQLKRLVRDLVAPGRDLGHSDRAASASAAPAAPDASAVPAAPDASAVPAAPDASAVPAAPDASAVPAAPAAPAAPAAPVAPVAPAVAVAPAAPAAPAAPAAPAAPTDPAAPPGKS; translated from the coding sequence GTGAGTGAGCGGACGCCCCGGATCGAGATCGAATACTGCACGCAGTGCCGCTGGCTGTTGCGGGCGGCGTGGCTGGCACAGGAGTTGCTGACGACGTTCCCCCGGGATCTGGGCGAGGTGGCGCTGGTCCCCGGCATCGGCGGCGTGTTCGAGGTGCGCCTCGACGACGAGGTCCTGTGGACCCGCAAGCCGGACGGCTTCCCGGACCTGCCCCAGCTCAAGCGACTGGTCCGCGACCTGGTAGCCCCCGGCCGCGACCTGGGCCACTCCGACCGTGCCGCTTCCGCTTCGGCCGCTCCGGCCGCGCCGGACGCTTCCGCCGTTCCGGCCGCGCCGGACGCTTCCGCCGTTCCGGCCGCGCCGGACGCTTCCGCCGTTCCGGCCGCGCCGGACGCTTCCGCCGTTCCGGCCGCGCCGGCCGCTCCCGCCGCGCCGGCCGCTCCCGTCGCTCCCGTCGCTCCCGCCGTTGCGGTCGCGCCCGCCGCGCCCGCCGCGCCCGCCGCGCCCGCCGCGCCCGCCGCGCCCACCGATCCAGCCGCGCCGCCGGGTAAGAGTTAA
- a CDS encoding diacylglycerol/lipid kinase family protein: MRSKQQLTDDIRRDRRAALVVNTRSRRGRQLYEDARDRLLTAGFELLGTYAMEESGELETLLQDALGKGPDLLIAGGGDGTISTAGRLLAHRDVALGLLPLGTTNNFARTVRIAPDLDTAIATLVDGKVIDVDLGVAGDRPFTNHVGIGLSAEVMISVPPGLKRLAGRVAYPLTALGLLARHRPLRATIRAEGRELRFHTHQVYVANGGFHAGRPITADAHADDRLLVAYPVGGPARRELLRETARNAATGHRRTLHERPFLAVRELWLETDRPAAVEVDGEPCGATPMRIAVDPNALRIMAPLDSPDL; encoded by the coding sequence GTGCGGAGCAAGCAGCAGCTCACCGATGACATCCGCCGCGACCGCCGGGCGGCGCTGGTCGTCAACACGCGGTCCCGCCGCGGGCGGCAGCTCTACGAGGACGCTCGGGACCGGCTGCTCACGGCCGGTTTCGAGCTCCTCGGGACATATGCCATGGAGGAGTCCGGCGAGCTGGAGACGCTGCTTCAGGACGCGCTCGGCAAGGGGCCGGACCTGCTGATCGCCGGCGGGGGCGACGGCACGATCAGCACCGCCGGGCGGCTGCTCGCGCACCGGGACGTCGCGCTCGGGCTGCTGCCGCTCGGCACCACGAACAACTTCGCCCGGACCGTGCGTATCGCGCCGGACCTGGACACCGCGATAGCCACGCTGGTCGACGGCAAGGTGATCGACGTGGACCTGGGGGTCGCCGGGGACCGGCCGTTCACCAATCACGTCGGGATCGGGCTGTCCGCCGAGGTGATGATCAGCGTGCCGCCGGGGCTGAAGCGGCTGGCCGGGCGGGTCGCCTACCCGCTCACCGCGCTCGGGCTGCTGGCCCGGCACCGGCCGTTGCGGGCCACGATCCGGGCCGAGGGGCGGGAGCTGCGCTTCCACACCCACCAGGTGTATGTGGCGAACGGCGGGTTCCACGCCGGGCGCCCGATCACCGCGGACGCGCACGCGGACGACCGGCTGCTGGTGGCGTACCCGGTCGGTGGTCCGGCGCGGCGCGAGCTGCTGCGCGAGACGGCTCGCAACGCGGCCACGGGACATAGGCGGACGCTGCACGAACGCCCGTTCCTCGCGGTCCGCGAACTCTGGCTGGAGACGGACCGGCCCGCGGCGGTCGAGGTCGACGGCGAGCCGTGCGGCGCCACCCCGATGCGGATCGCGGTCGACCCGAACGCGCTGCGCATCATGGCCCCGCTGGACAGTCCCGACCTCTGA
- a CDS encoding LCP family protein: MPRWAFWTVVLGAALLVVGGGGAVGVRFAVAAATSEVGQEDLLGNAKPVEEKKNVNLDGAKNVLLVGIDQRPSQINGEALRSDSIILLHINKDHSSGYLISLPRDSYVRIPAYDNGAQSFAGGKFKINAAFAFGTRGLKGTEALKHGFELLTMTIKELTGITPDAGAIIDFQGFRDVVKVLGRVCMYVDTQTTSIHRGTDANGKPAAPFVINPDGTLRSRIAGVKPKVYTKGDHCFTPADALDFVRQRDLLGDKSLDYGRQRHQQQFFKAIINQAVSDGLDSPTKLPALLSAFGKSMTVDKGGISLVDWALGMRDLKPDRLVTIKTNAGKLNSQNVPNVGSVELLSDDSMKLLQAVKRDTIDSFLLSHPDFISTV, from the coding sequence ATGCCACGCTGGGCTTTCTGGACCGTGGTCCTCGGAGCAGCGCTGCTGGTGGTCGGTGGCGGCGGCGCGGTCGGGGTGCGCTTCGCGGTGGCCGCGGCCACCTCCGAGGTCGGCCAGGAGGATCTGCTCGGCAACGCCAAACCCGTCGAGGAGAAGAAGAACGTCAATCTCGACGGCGCGAAGAACGTGCTGCTGGTCGGCATCGACCAGCGCCCCTCACAGATCAACGGCGAGGCACTGCGCTCCGACTCGATCATCCTGCTGCACATCAACAAAGATCATTCGAGTGGCTATCTGATCTCCCTGCCCCGGGACAGCTACGTGCGAATCCCGGCCTATGACAACGGCGCGCAGTCGTTCGCGGGCGGCAAGTTCAAGATCAATGCCGCGTTCGCCTTCGGCACCCGCGGGCTGAAGGGCACCGAGGCGCTGAAACACGGCTTCGAGCTGCTCACCATGACGATCAAGGAGCTGACCGGGATCACCCCGGACGCCGGCGCGATCATCGACTTCCAGGGCTTCCGCGACGTGGTCAAGGTGCTCGGCCGCGTCTGTATGTATGTGGACACCCAGACCACCTCGATCCACCGGGGCACCGACGCCAACGGCAAGCCGGCCGCCCCCTTCGTGATCAACCCGGACGGCACACTGCGGTCCAGGATCGCGGGGGTGAAACCGAAGGTCTACACGAAGGGCGATCACTGCTTCACGCCGGCTGACGCGCTCGACTTCGTCCGGCAGCGCGACCTGCTCGGCGACAAGTCGCTGGACTACGGCCGGCAGCGGCACCAGCAGCAGTTCTTCAAGGCGATCATCAACCAGGCGGTGTCCGACGGGCTCGACTCGCCGACGAAACTCCCGGCGCTGCTGAGCGCGTTCGGCAAGTCGATGACAGTGGACAAGGGCGGCATCAGCCTCGTCGACTGGGCGCTGGGGATGCGCGACCTGAAACCCGACCGGCTGGTCACCATCAAGACCAACGCCGGCAAGCTGAACTCGCAGAACGTGCCGAACGTGGGCAGTGTCGAGCTGTTGAGCGACGACAGCATGAAACTGCTCCAGGCCGTCAAGAGAGACACCATCGACAGCTTCCTGCTGAGCCACCCGGACTTCATCTCGACGGTCTGA
- a CDS encoding AbfB domain-containing protein, translating into MRRLVLRAVAAFALVAGGIAATGSPAAAVTPKTPPLTTPWTNQVSTTNPLPEYPRPQMTRPDWQSLNGEWQFLNPATVDRNAAPPVGQTLPERILVPYPVESALSGIMRNDDRDLMFYRRTFTVPAAWSGRRVQLHFGAVDYEATVWVNGRQVTTHRGGYDRFEVDVTDALNGGTNEIIVRVYDPTDGRGEKQPIGKQTNNPSGIFYTPTSGIWQTVWLEPTATSSLFSVDIYPNISGKTARVRVFTRGNVSGYSVLAEALAGSTVVGSSVGGFTEFTVPVPNPRLWSPDDPYLYNLRVSLRNASGATVDQVTSYFGMREVGTKLVNGVLRPTLNGEFVFQAGTLDQGFWPDGLYTAPTDAALASDLQKHKDLGFNMVRKHIKVEPARWYYWADRLGLLVWQDIPSTIPFDANRTAAQIAEYETEAHEIIDEHRAFPSVVTYVPFNEGWGEWNLADTQRITRDLESYDSTRLMNPHSGFNCCASKGDPGTGDIIDWHIYTGPDAPAPTASRVSILGEFGGLGLRTPGHEYSPDGKFFAYEQMSSNAQLNDRFTGMIRDSERLMTSRGLSGFVYTEITDVEGEYNGLFTYDRQVQKVDTGQVRTALTNLINASKNQNAAAPLTLGHVRSFQVTNAGLTNRYLRHANSLARTDVISGDTARQDASFRTVAGLADPHCYSFESVNFPGKFLRHASGQVRIDADTGGTFRADATWCSRAGLATGGTSFASYNFPGSFLRHQSDNVVLAANDGSAQFAADATWNVTNPAQWRSSVILPFDVRRSLQVTTFGFTDRYLRHADSQGWTEHVDAGSGALLKQDATFTLRHGLADSSCYTFESVNYPGQFLRHADSRIRLAANDGSALFASDATFCARPGLGGTGVTFESINLPGNYLRHYDSQAWISAGVGTDRNRPQQLSADSSWNVATGWA; encoded by the coding sequence ATGCGCCGCCTCGTCCTCCGAGCGGTGGCCGCATTCGCGCTGGTCGCCGGTGGCATCGCCGCCACCGGCAGCCCGGCCGCGGCCGTCACCCCCAAGACACCCCCGCTCACCACCCCGTGGACCAATCAGGTGTCCACGACCAACCCGCTCCCCGAATATCCGCGCCCGCAGATGACCCGCCCGGACTGGCAGTCGCTCAACGGCGAATGGCAGTTCCTCAACCCGGCGACGGTCGACCGCAACGCCGCGCCGCCGGTCGGGCAGACGCTGCCGGAGCGGATCCTGGTGCCGTACCCGGTGGAGTCGGCGCTCTCCGGGATCATGCGCAACGACGACCGTGACCTGATGTTCTACCGCCGGACCTTCACCGTGCCGGCGGCGTGGAGCGGCCGGCGGGTGCAGCTGCACTTCGGCGCCGTCGACTACGAGGCCACGGTCTGGGTCAACGGCCGGCAGGTGACCACCCACAGGGGCGGCTACGACCGGTTCGAGGTGGACGTCACCGACGCTCTGAACGGCGGCACCAACGAGATCATCGTGCGGGTGTACGACCCGACGGACGGTCGCGGGGAGAAGCAGCCGATCGGCAAGCAGACCAACAACCCCAGTGGCATCTTCTACACGCCGACCTCGGGGATCTGGCAGACGGTGTGGCTCGAGCCGACCGCTACGTCCTCGTTGTTCTCTGTCGATATTTATCCGAATATCTCGGGTAAGACGGCGCGAGTTCGCGTCTTCACGCGCGGAAACGTGTCCGGTTACAGCGTGCTCGCCGAGGCGCTGGCGGGTTCGACGGTCGTCGGCAGCTCCGTCGGTGGGTTCACCGAATTCACCGTCCCGGTGCCCAACCCGCGCCTGTGGTCGCCCGACGATCCCTACCTCTACAACCTGCGCGTTTCGCTGCGCAACGCGTCCGGCGCCACCGTCGACCAGGTGACCAGCTACTTCGGCATGCGCGAGGTCGGCACCAAGCTGGTCAACGGGGTGCTGCGCCCGACCCTGAACGGCGAGTTCGTCTTCCAGGCCGGCACCCTCGACCAGGGCTTCTGGCCCGACGGGCTGTACACCGCGCCCACCGACGCGGCGCTCGCCTCGGACCTGCAGAAGCACAAGGACCTGGGCTTCAACATGGTCCGCAAGCACATCAAGGTGGAGCCCGCCCGCTGGTACTACTGGGCGGACCGGCTCGGGCTGCTGGTCTGGCAGGACATCCCGTCGACCATCCCGTTCGACGCGAACCGGACGGCCGCTCAGATCGCCGAGTACGAGACCGAGGCCCACGAGATCATCGACGAGCACCGGGCCTTCCCGTCGGTGGTCACCTACGTCCCGTTCAACGAGGGCTGGGGCGAGTGGAACCTGGCCGACACCCAGCGGATCACCCGGGACCTGGAGAGCTACGACTCCACCCGGCTGATGAACCCGCACAGCGGCTTCAACTGCTGCGCGTCCAAGGGCGACCCGGGCACCGGCGACATCATCGACTGGCACATCTACACCGGACCGGACGCGCCGGCGCCGACCGCGTCGCGGGTGTCCATCCTGGGCGAGTTCGGCGGGCTCGGCCTGCGCACGCCGGGGCACGAGTACAGCCCGGACGGCAAGTTCTTCGCGTACGAGCAGATGTCGTCGAACGCGCAGCTCAACGACCGGTTCACCGGGATGATCCGGGACTCCGAGCGGCTGATGACGTCGAGGGGCCTGTCCGGATTCGTCTACACCGAGATCACCGACGTGGAGGGCGAGTACAACGGGCTGTTCACCTATGACCGTCAGGTGCAGAAGGTGGACACCGGCCAGGTGCGGACCGCGCTGACCAATCTGATCAACGCGTCCAAGAACCAGAACGCGGCGGCGCCGCTCACCCTGGGGCACGTCCGCTCGTTCCAGGTGACCAACGCCGGGCTGACGAACCGCTACCTGCGGCACGCGAACTCCCTGGCCCGCACCGACGTGATCAGCGGGGACACCGCGCGGCAGGACGCGTCGTTCCGGACCGTCGCCGGTCTGGCCGACCCGCACTGCTACTCGTTCGAGTCGGTCAACTTCCCCGGCAAATTCCTGCGGCACGCGAGCGGGCAGGTCCGGATCGACGCCGACACCGGTGGTACGTTCCGGGCCGACGCCACCTGGTGCTCGCGCGCCGGGCTGGCGACCGGCGGCACGTCGTTCGCGTCGTACAACTTCCCGGGCTCGTTCCTGCGGCACCAGTCGGACAACGTGGTGCTGGCGGCGAACGACGGCAGCGCGCAGTTCGCCGCCGACGCCACCTGGAACGTGACCAACCCGGCGCAGTGGCGCAGCTCGGTGATCCTGCCGTTCGACGTGCGGCGGTCGCTGCAGGTCACCACGTTCGGCTTCACCGACCGGTACCTGCGGCACGCGGACAGCCAGGGCTGGACCGAACACGTCGACGCGGGCAGCGGCGCGCTGCTCAAGCAGGACGCCACGTTCACCCTGCGGCACGGCCTGGCCGATTCGTCCTGCTACACCTTCGAGTCGGTCAACTACCCGGGCCAGTTCCTGCGGCACGCCGACAGCCGGATCCGGCTCGCCGCCAACGACGGTTCGGCCCTGTTCGCCTCGGACGCCACCTTCTGCGCTCGCCCCGGTCTGGGCGGCACCGGGGTGACCTTCGAGTCGATCAACCTCCCGGGCAACTACCTGCGGCACTACGACTCGCAGGCCTGGATCTCGGCCGGCGTCGGCACCGACCGGAACCGTCCCCAGCAACTCTCCGCGGACAGCAGCTGGAACGTCGCCACCGGCTGGGCCTGA
- a CDS encoding ABC transporter permease → MSATLPASPGRMSGVVQRQGALAVLFAVVVVSLALFPGFRSVDNAGTILVAAAPPMLIALGMTFVIITGGIDLLVGSLYALGGVVAAWASQYGFAAALAAPLLVCGAIGVLNGVLISRTQMAPFIVTLASLLGARGLMRSISDQGSTTYLVESDAFHRIGTGSLLGVGVQVWLTAVLVLLGVLLLNRTRFGHGVQAIGGSEDAAALMGLPVRRIKVGVYLLSGLLAGLAGAINAAKLGSGVTVLGGGMELDAIAAVVIGGTLLTGGAGSIAGTVAGVLLLGVIQNLINQNGDVNSNWQQVISGAFLAAVVVAQTYLARVRRTPSP, encoded by the coding sequence ATGTCCGCCACACTTCCCGCGAGCCCCGGCCGGATGTCCGGGGTGGTGCAGCGCCAGGGTGCGCTCGCCGTGCTGTTCGCCGTGGTGGTGGTCAGCCTCGCCCTGTTCCCCGGGTTCCGCAGCGTGGACAACGCCGGGACGATCCTGGTCGCCGCGGCGCCACCGATGCTGATCGCGCTCGGGATGACCTTCGTGATCATCACGGGTGGCATCGACCTGTTGGTCGGCTCGCTCTACGCGCTCGGCGGGGTGGTCGCCGCCTGGGCCTCCCAGTACGGCTTCGCCGCCGCGCTGGCCGCGCCGCTGCTGGTGTGCGGGGCGATCGGCGTACTGAACGGGGTGTTGATCTCGCGAACGCAGATGGCGCCCTTCATCGTGACCCTGGCCTCGCTCCTCGGCGCCCGCGGTCTGATGCGCAGCATCAGCGACCAGGGCTCGACCACCTACCTGGTGGAGAGCGACGCCTTCCACCGGATCGGCACCGGCTCGCTGCTCGGCGTCGGCGTCCAGGTCTGGCTGACCGCGGTGCTGGTGCTGCTCGGGGTGCTGCTGCTCAACCGCACCCGGTTCGGTCACGGCGTGCAGGCGATCGGCGGCAGCGAGGACGCCGCGGCGCTGATGGGCCTGCCGGTACGCCGGATCAAGGTCGGGGTCTACCTGCTCTCCGGCCTGCTCGCCGGCCTGGCCGGTGCGATCAACGCGGCCAAGCTCGGCTCCGGCGTCACCGTGCTCGGCGGCGGCATGGAGCTCGATGCCATCGCCGCCGTCGTCATCGGCGGCACCCTGCTCACCGGTGGCGCCGGGTCCATCGCCGGCACGGTCGCGGGTGTGCTGCTGCTCGGCGTCATCCAGAACCTGATCAACCAGAACGGTGACGTCAACAGCAACTGGCAGCAGGTGATCAGCGGCGCCTTCCTCGCCGCTGTCGTGGTGGCTCAGACCTACCTCGCCCGGGTCCGACGCACCCCATCCCCCTAA
- a CDS encoding pyruvoyl-dependent arginine decarboxylase, protein MTDSVVFDQIPVVRAIGRGTTSLAAFHDALVTMECGFYNLVRLSSVIPPGTAVDPSGKAPVPVGAWGDKLYCVYAEQHATQVGEEAWAGIGWVQRRDGKGGLFVEHEGTSEAFVREAIKASLRDLVKGHEDEFDGPDFVVHGAVCDGEPVCALVLAPYETASWRGIRATDPPGMN, encoded by the coding sequence ATGACTGACTCCGTCGTCTTCGACCAGATCCCCGTCGTTCGCGCCATCGGCCGGGGCACCACCTCGCTCGCCGCGTTCCACGACGCCCTGGTGACCATGGAGTGCGGTTTCTACAACCTGGTCCGGCTCTCCAGCGTCATCCCGCCCGGCACCGCGGTCGACCCGAGCGGCAAGGCGCCGGTCCCGGTCGGCGCCTGGGGCGACAAGCTGTACTGCGTCTACGCCGAGCAGCACGCGACCCAGGTGGGCGAGGAGGCGTGGGCCGGCATCGGCTGGGTGCAGCGGCGCGACGGGAAGGGTGGGCTCTTCGTCGAGCACGAGGGGACCAGCGAGGCGTTCGTCCGCGAGGCGATCAAGGCCAGCCTGCGGGACCTGGTAAAGGGGCACGAGGACGAGTTCGACGGACCGGACTTCGTGGTGCACGGTGCGGTCTGCGACGGGGAACCGGTTTGCGCGCTGGTGCTCGCGCCCTACGAGACCGCTTCCTGGCGCGGGATCCGCGCGACCGACCCGCCCGGCATGAACTGA
- a CDS encoding MarR family winged helix-turn-helix transcriptional regulator, whose amino-acid sequence MRLPRLIFLLFNADRAVRRWIDARSGDTGIGASGAGVLFYLAGHENALIGDVTAALGASPSGMSGLVNRLERGGCVTRSPDPADARAVRLALTPRGLSAVSRARELVDDLNQQLTAGFNEAEVAVVQRWLEHVTRVSMHRE is encoded by the coding sequence GTGCGCCTGCCTCGCCTGATCTTCCTGCTCTTCAATGCCGACCGCGCGGTCCGGCGCTGGATCGACGCCCGTTCCGGGGACACCGGGATCGGCGCGTCCGGCGCCGGCGTGCTCTTCTACCTGGCCGGACACGAGAACGCCCTGATCGGCGACGTGACCGCGGCCCTCGGCGCCTCCCCGTCCGGGATGAGCGGCCTGGTCAACCGGCTGGAGCGGGGCGGCTGCGTGACCCGCTCCCCGGACCCGGCCGACGCCCGCGCCGTGCGGCTCGCCCTCACCCCGCGCGGCCTCTCCGCGGTGTCCCGTGCCCGGGAACTGGTCGACGACCTGAATCAGCAGCTCACGGCAGGTTTCAACGAGGCCGAGGTGGCGGTGGTCCAGCGCTGGCTGGAGCATGTGACCCGGGTCTCCATGCATCGGGAGTGA
- a CDS encoding ABC transporter permease: MTTEALARPRWAFDKAWLPKYGVYAAILLLIAYNIAFTPYFLTLSNLRIQLIQAAPVVIVAMGMALVIGTEGIDLSVGSVMALTAALIPLYLGYGVVAAIGVSLLAGVAVGLANGLLVAKVGLQPIVATLALFVGGRGLAVVISGGQLKDIRNEDFLYLGSGDLLGVPVLVWTAALLVLVVAFVIRRTVFGRRLLAIGGNRPAAELAGLPVKRVLIGVYVLCAVLAAIAGLLSVSRIQSSDASAVGLLIELSAITAVVVGGTPLTGGRVRVLGTVAGALLMQLVVATMIKHDLPPSTTEMVQAVIILVAVYVARERRTR; this comes from the coding sequence ATGACCACTGAAGCTCTCGCCCGCCCGCGGTGGGCGTTCGACAAGGCGTGGCTGCCCAAGTACGGGGTCTACGCCGCCATCCTGCTGCTGATCGCGTACAACATCGCGTTCACGCCGTACTTCCTGACCCTGAGCAACCTGCGGATCCAGCTGATCCAGGCGGCGCCCGTGGTGATCGTGGCGATGGGCATGGCGCTGGTGATCGGCACCGAGGGCATCGACCTCTCGGTCGGCTCGGTGATGGCGCTGACCGCCGCGCTGATCCCGCTCTACCTGGGCTACGGCGTGGTCGCCGCGATCGGCGTCTCGCTGCTGGCCGGGGTCGCCGTCGGGCTGGCCAACGGCCTGCTGGTGGCGAAGGTCGGCCTGCAACCGATCGTGGCCACCCTGGCGCTGTTCGTCGGCGGCCGCGGTCTGGCCGTGGTGATCTCCGGTGGCCAGCTCAAGGACATCCGCAACGAGGACTTCCTCTACCTCGGCTCCGGTGACCTGCTCGGCGTCCCGGTGCTGGTGTGGACCGCCGCGCTGCTGGTGCTGGTGGTCGCGTTCGTGATCCGGCGCACCGTGTTCGGCCGGCGGCTGCTCGCCATCGGCGGCAACCGGCCCGCGGCCGAGCTGGCCGGCCTGCCGGTCAAGCGGGTCCTGATCGGGGTCTACGTGCTCTGCGCGGTGCTCGCCGCGATCGCCGGCCTGCTCTCGGTCTCGCGGATCCAGTCCAGCGACGCCTCGGCAGTCGGCCTGCTGATCGAGCTCTCCGCGATCACCGCGGTGGTGGTCGGCGGCACGCCGCTCACCGGCGGCCGGGTCCGGGTGCTCGGCACCGTGGCCGGCGCCCTGCTCATGCAACTGGTGGTCGCCACCATGATCAAACACGATCTCCCGCCGTCCACCACCGAGATGGTGCAGGCCGTGATCATCCTGGTCGCGGTCTACGTGGCCCGGGAGAGGAGGACCCGGTGA